One Pirellulales bacterium genomic region harbors:
- a CDS encoding type II toxin-antitoxin system VapC family toxin yields the protein MTVVDPIFIDTNILVFATIPGSPFHRPAIQALHGIAQSGSVGWISRQVIREYLVQLTRPGILPIPLSLTDLPGQINALQRIYQVANETPQVTLELLGFIQNGLAAGKQIHDANIVATCIAYKIPRLLTHNMADFKRYSSVLHIETL from the coding sequence ATGACGGTCGTTGACCCAATATTTATTGATACAAATATACTCGTCTTTGCGACGATTCCAGGTTCGCCATTTCATCGGCCAGCAATTCAAGCGTTACATGGTATTGCCCAATCCGGTTCAGTCGGATGGATAAGCCGCCAGGTTATTCGTGAATACCTGGTTCAGTTGACGCGACCGGGCATTTTGCCAATCCCGTTATCTCTCACGGACTTACCCGGGCAAATCAATGCGCTACAAAGAATCTATCAAGTTGCCAATGAGACACCGCAAGTCACGCTAGAATTGCTGGGATTCATCCAAAATGGGTTGGCGGCGGGAAAGCAAATTCATGATGCGAACATTGTTGCCACATGTATCGCCTATAAGATTCCACGTTTACTGACCCACAACATGGCGGATTTCAAAAGGTATTCTTCGGTATTACACATAGAAACGCTCTGA
- a CDS encoding efflux RND transporter periplasmic adaptor subunit, with product MSDPSPAHFPLKNSALGLIACLLIAGCQPPPPASGPPPAMSVTTVKPLVKSIVEWDEYVGRLEAIEFVEVRSRVAGYLDEIKFGEGDIVQQGQVLFVIDPKPFAALVKASRAMVNESQANLEKAKSGMIEAEAQQVSAKARNDLAQKNFNRAAILIKNNTISREDYDLAESKQVETASEVEAAAAQLAVSRANYESAQAAVKTAEANAAVAELELSYTQVTAPITGRISRQYITRGNWISGGTSPQSTLLTTIVSLNPIHCIFDADEAAYLKYVRLAKSGERESSRVVRNPVYLALADEKSFPHQGHMDFVDNRLDQDTATIRGRAIFKNDDLTLTPGLFARVRLPGSERHSAIMLPDQAIGTDLAEKFVYVVEAGNKIRRQVVTLGPIIDGLQLIREGLKGDETIVLDGIQRVRPGSEVQAKMVTFEPVEDGLPDDYQPVPQDQWISRQSSPVTVENEELKN from the coding sequence ATGTCCGATCCATCGCCAGCGCATTTTCCACTAAAGAATTCGGCCTTGGGCCTGATCGCTTGCCTCTTGATAGCCGGTTGCCAGCCTCCTCCCCCCGCTTCCGGCCCACCCCCGGCAATGTCTGTCACTACGGTCAAGCCACTGGTCAAGTCGATAGTCGAGTGGGATGAATATGTGGGCCGGTTGGAGGCGATCGAATTTGTCGAGGTTCGCTCGCGCGTCGCGGGTTATTTGGATGAGATTAAATTTGGCGAAGGGGATATTGTCCAACAAGGCCAAGTGCTGTTTGTGATCGATCCCAAGCCCTTTGCCGCCCTGGTGAAGGCGTCACGGGCAATGGTGAACGAGTCGCAAGCCAACCTGGAAAAAGCCAAGTCCGGCATGATCGAGGCTGAAGCCCAGCAGGTATCAGCAAAGGCCCGCAATGACCTGGCGCAAAAGAATTTTAATCGAGCGGCCATTTTAATCAAAAACAACACAATTTCTCGCGAAGATTATGATCTGGCGGAATCGAAACAAGTCGAAACCGCCTCCGAGGTCGAAGCCGCCGCGGCGCAATTGGCGGTCTCGCGGGCAAATTATGAATCAGCCCAGGCCGCGGTGAAAACCGCCGAAGCCAACGCCGCCGTGGCGGAATTGGAGCTATCTTATACGCAAGTCACCGCGCCGATCACGGGTCGGATTAGCCGTCAATACATTACCCGTGGGAATTGGATTAGTGGCGGCACCTCTCCCCAGTCCACGTTGCTGACGACGATTGTTTCGCTCAATCCGATTCACTGCATATTCGACGCCGACGAAGCGGCCTATTTGAAATATGTCCGCCTAGCAAAATCCGGCGAGCGGGAAAGCAGTCGCGTGGTGCGAAACCCCGTGTACCTAGCCCTGGCGGATGAAAAATCATTTCCCCATCAAGGCCACATGGACTTTGTCGATAATCGCCTGGACCAGGATACCGCGACCATCCGGGGGCGGGCCATTTTTAAAAATGACGATCTGACATTGACGCCGGGACTTTTTGCGCGGGTTCGATTGCCGGGTAGCGAACGGCATTCCGCCATCATGCTGCCGGATCAGGCCATTGGCACCGATCTGGCTGAAAAATTTGTCTATGTGGTGGAAGCGGGAAACAAGATTCGCCGCCAAGTTGTCACCCTAGGGCCAATTATCGACGGATTGCAATTGATTCGAGAGGGACTCAAAGGGGATGAAACGATCGTATTGGACGGCATCCAACGTGTGCGCCCCGGCAGCGAAGTCCAAGCCAAAATGGTCACCTTTGAACCTGTGGAAGATGGCCTGCCGGACGATTATCAACCCGTTCCCCAGGATCAATGGATTTCCCGCCAATCCAGTCCGGTTACTGTTGAAAACGAAGAATTAAAAAATTGA
- a CDS encoding ureidoglycolate lyase, with protein MMPATTPSAEKIDYLNPGVPGELPWHEVPLVRATSESLAGYGLLVDDPDHFPIEIVTWPAQGWRPVDAGTGNEAGTTKGNFRFWWEGDVLFGKNEAVQAEYLLGWSCNPGMAQRGPTPAATPPQVLLWHANYHPDGGQLFFPLDRQPFVCPLALPGDDVRPENFVAFVFDGSQGLYIHPNVWHEGIFPLVPQATFSDEQGRVHARVSCNLAREFGVFLSVRLTANGI; from the coding sequence ATGATGCCCGCAACCACGCCCAGCGCTGAAAAAATCGACTATCTTAATCCGGGCGTTCCCGGGGAATTGCCCTGGCACGAAGTTCCGTTAGTACGCGCCACGTCGGAAAGTCTGGCGGGATATGGGCTGTTGGTCGATGACCCGGATCATTTTCCCATTGAAATAGTCACCTGGCCCGCCCAAGGATGGCGGCCCGTTGACGCGGGGACCGGCAACGAAGCCGGCACGACCAAGGGGAATTTTCGTTTTTGGTGGGAAGGGGACGTGCTCTTTGGCAAAAATGAGGCGGTCCAGGCGGAATACTTACTGGGATGGTCGTGCAATCCCGGCATGGCCCAGCGTGGGCCGACTCCTGCCGCCACCCCTCCGCAAGTCCTGCTATGGCATGCCAATTATCATCCCGATGGGGGGCAACTCTTTTTCCCCCTTGATCGGCAGCCGTTTGTCTGTCCGCTGGCCCTTCCCGGGGATGATGTCCGCCCCGAAAATTTTGTGGCGTTTGTGTTTGATGGAAGCCAGGGTTTATACATTCACCCGAATGTCTGGCACGAAGGAATTTTTCCGCTGGTCCCTCAAGCGACGTTTTCCGATGAGCAGGGACGGGTCCACGCCCGGGTCAGTTGCAATTTGGCCCGGGAATTTGGCGTTTTCCTCAGTGTGCGCTTAACCGCAAATGGAATTTAA
- a CDS encoding multidrug efflux RND transporter permease subunit produces MRFAQFFVDRPIFATVISTVIVILGVVAYGTLPTAQYPDIAPPTIVVRASYPGASPEVIAATVATPIEQEVNGVQNMLYMSSVSTTDGQMTLTITFKLGTDLDIAQVQVQNRVAIAEARLPEEVRRLGVTTTKSSPDILMVIHLRSPDKSYDQLYIGNYALVQIRDALARVDGVGDVTPFGLREYSMRVWLDPEKLAHLRLTPGDVVKALRDQNVQVASGVIGQEPIPNASNFQLNVNTLGRLNDPRQFEEIVVRTGRQGQVVKVRDIARVELAARDYSVISYLDNEPAVAIVVTQRPSSNAVATAEAVKHEMAELAKNFPRGLEYQIVYNPTEFVEESITSVIHTLLEAVVLVIIVVLVFLQNWRATVIPLVAIPVSLIGTFAAMTVFGFSLNMLSLFGLILAIGIVVDDAIVVVENVERHIAAGMSPRAASYRAMSEITAAVIAIAFGLSAVFVPTAFLTGITGQFYRQFALTIAVSTLLSALVSLTLTPALCAILLKPHDAPKDWFTKLYDFLLGWFFRGFNLAFDKTSNWYAGAVNFVVRFPVLPLMVYGILIALTVYGFQIVPTGFIPAQDKGYLITAIQLPDGASLKRTDEVVRQATEIILKHPGVEHAVAFVGFSGATRANATNAAAIFVTPKPFHERIAHGPTANELLMDLQRELSQIEKADIFVVPPPPVQGIGTAGGYKFLVQDRAGRPPSALQQATDDLVGAAYQPGLPLMGVFSTYRASAPQLYAEIDRVKAQMLNVPLPNIFETLQVNLGSAYVNDFNQFGRTFQVRAQADGQYRTRPEDILKLKTRNARGEMVPLGSVLSVNWRSGPDRVTRYNMYPAAEVQGDTLPGYSSGQAIAEIERLADEKLPPGMTISWTDLAYQEQLAGNTAIYIFPLCVLFVFLVHSAEYESWSLPLAIILIAPVCIPFALGGVWLRGMDNNLITQIGFVVLIGLAAKNAVLIVEFAKQLEEEGRETVAAAVEACRLRLRPIMMTSFAFILGVVPLARAVGPGAELRQVLGTAVFFGMLGVTIFGLFLTPAFYVIIRRLTGTKFKKHGEEDGELTAYTPEPVSLNGANSTPLAELEYSRK; encoded by the coding sequence ATGCGGTTTGCACAGTTTTTTGTCGATCGACCCATCTTTGCCACGGTGATCAGCACGGTCATTGTGATTCTGGGCGTGGTGGCGTATGGGACCCTGCCGACGGCCCAATATCCCGACATTGCCCCGCCGACCATCGTGGTGCGGGCAAGTTACCCGGGTGCCTCGCCCGAGGTCATCGCCGCGACCGTCGCCACCCCGATCGAACAAGAAGTCAACGGCGTGCAGAACATGCTGTATATGTCGTCGGTCAGCACGACCGACGGCCAGATGACGCTGACCATCACGTTTAAGTTGGGGACGGATTTGGACATCGCCCAGGTGCAGGTGCAAAATCGCGTGGCGATAGCCGAAGCCCGGCTGCCGGAGGAAGTACGACGGTTAGGAGTGACCACGACCAAGTCCTCCCCCGATATCCTGATGGTGATTCACCTGAGATCACCCGATAAATCCTACGACCAACTGTATATCGGCAATTATGCCTTGGTGCAAATTCGCGACGCCTTGGCCCGTGTGGATGGCGTGGGAGACGTTACCCCGTTTGGCCTGCGCGAATATAGCATGCGGGTCTGGCTGGACCCCGAAAAGCTGGCCCATTTGCGGTTGACACCCGGCGATGTGGTAAAGGCCCTCCGCGATCAAAATGTGCAAGTGGCATCGGGGGTCATTGGGCAAGAGCCGATTCCCAATGCCAGTAATTTCCAATTAAACGTTAACACCTTGGGCCGGCTCAACGACCCACGCCAATTTGAGGAAATCGTTGTCCGCACTGGTCGCCAAGGGCAAGTGGTCAAGGTACGGGATATCGCCCGGGTCGAGCTGGCCGCGCGTGATTATTCCGTGATCAGCTACCTGGACAATGAACCCGCGGTGGCAATCGTGGTCACACAACGTCCTAGTTCCAACGCCGTGGCCACGGCCGAGGCCGTTAAACATGAGATGGCCGAACTGGCCAAAAATTTTCCCCGGGGGCTGGAATACCAGATCGTTTATAACCCGACCGAATTTGTCGAGGAGTCCATCACCTCGGTCATCCATACACTTCTTGAAGCGGTCGTCCTGGTAATCATTGTCGTGCTCGTATTTTTGCAAAATTGGCGGGCCACGGTGATTCCGTTGGTGGCGATTCCCGTTTCGCTGATTGGCACGTTTGCCGCCATGACGGTCTTTGGCTTTTCGCTGAACATGCTATCGCTGTTTGGGCTAATTTTGGCGATCGGCATTGTGGTGGATGACGCGATTGTCGTTGTGGAAAACGTCGAACGGCACATCGCGGCGGGCATGTCCCCCCGCGCGGCGTCCTACCGCGCCATGAGCGAAATCACCGCGGCGGTTATTGCCATCGCCTTTGGCCTGTCCGCCGTGTTTGTCCCCACCGCATTTTTGACGGGCATCACCGGGCAGTTTTATCGGCAGTTCGCCCTGACCATCGCGGTCTCCACGCTCTTATCCGCGCTGGTTTCCTTGACATTGACTCCCGCGCTGTGCGCCATTTTGCTCAAACCGCACGACGCCCCCAAGGATTGGTTTACTAAACTCTATGACTTTCTCTTGGGCTGGTTTTTTCGCGGATTTAATCTGGCATTTGACAAAACCAGCAACTGGTACGCGGGAGCGGTAAATTTTGTCGTCCGCTTTCCGGTCCTACCGCTCATGGTCTACGGAATTTTGATCGCCCTGACTGTGTACGGTTTTCAAATTGTGCCCACCGGATTTATCCCCGCCCAGGACAAGGGCTACCTCATCACCGCCATCCAATTGCCCGATGGCGCCTCGCTTAAACGGACCGACGAGGTTGTCCGCCAGGCCACCGAAATCATCCTAAAACATCCCGGTGTGGAGCATGCCGTGGCGTTTGTCGGTTTTTCCGGGGCGACGCGGGCCAATGCCACCAACGCCGCGGCGATTTTTGTCACGCCCAAGCCCTTTCATGAGCGGATCGCCCATGGGCCGACGGCCAATGAACTGCTCATGGATTTGCAGCGGGAATTATCCCAAATTGAAAAAGCCGACATCTTTGTGGTTCCGCCTCCGCCGGTACAGGGGATCGGCACCGCGGGAGGATACAAATTTTTGGTCCAAGACCGCGCCGGTCGACCCCCCAGCGCCCTGCAGCAGGCGACCGATGACCTGGTCGGCGCGGCGTACCAGCCGGGGTTGCCCCTGATGGGCGTATTTTCCACCTATCGAGCCAGCGCGCCGCAGCTCTATGCCGAAATTGACCGCGTCAAGGCCCAGATGTTGAACGTTCCCTTGCCAAATATATTTGAAACTTTGCAGGTAAACCTCGGTTCGGCGTATGTGAATGACTTTAACCAATTTGGGCGGACGTTTCAGGTGCGGGCCCAGGCCGATGGGCAGTATCGCACGCGCCCCGAGGACATCCTCAAGCTCAAGACCCGCAACGCGCGGGGAGAAATGGTGCCGCTGGGGTCGGTGCTTAGTGTGAATTGGCGCAGCGGCCCCGACCGCGTCACCCGCTATAACATGTATCCCGCCGCCGAGGTGCAGGGAGACACCTTGCCGGGATATAGCTCCGGCCAGGCCATCGCCGAGATTGAGCGCCTAGCCGACGAAAAACTGCCTCCCGGCATGACCATCTCTTGGACGGACCTGGCCTATCAAGAGCAACTCGCCGGCAACACCGCCATCTATATTTTTCCCTTGTGCGTGCTGTTTGTATTTTTGGTTCACTCCGCCGAGTACGAAAGCTGGTCGCTGCCCCTGGCGATTATTTTGATCGCGCCGGTTTGCATACCCTTTGCCCTGGGGGGCGTCTGGCTGCGGGGGATGGATAACAACCTGATCACGCAGATCGGCTTTGTGGTGTTGATCGGCCTGGCGGCCAAGAACGCCGTGTTGATCGTGGAATTTGCCAAACAACTCGAAGAAGAAGGCCGCGAAACCGTCGCCGCCGCGGTCGAGGCCTGCCGCCTGCGCCTGCGCCCCATCATGATGACCTCGTTCGCGTTTATCCTGGGCGTAGTCCCCCTGGCCCGCGCGGTCGGACCGGGGGCGGAACTGCGGCAGGTTTTGGGGACGGCGGTGTTTTTTGGCATGCTGGGCGTGACAATCTTTGGCCTATTTTTGACCCCGGCGTTTTATGTGATCATTCGCCGCCTGACGGGGACCAAGTTTAAGAAACATGGGGAGGAAGATGGTGAATTAACAGCCTACACCCCCGAACCAGTATCATTAAATGGCGCAAACTCCACGCCACTCGCGGAATTGGAATACTCAAGAAAATAA
- a CDS encoding sialate O-acetylesterase, translated as MPRPTWLLSFVFAICLTALPGIAPAVELPAVFSHHMVLQRDQPIPIWGWSEPGEEITVQLADLRQQTTADKYGNWRVDLTPLAAGGPHELRIVGKNSITYKDVLIGEVWLCSGQSNMQWGLESSARAGQDIPAAKHANIRLLTVPLIASGVPQTNFVGEWLPCTPDNARKFSAVAYYFGKKLHGELNVPIGLINSSWGGTAIEPWTPLAGFDHVPGLQHFSQQIRSANQQYQRELPESLDRQAAWGAKIREIPFGQWPPQPALVQHPLVGTGPGCIYNAMIHPLRPYGMRGVIWYQGEANNGQGMEYYEKMQALIHGWRGVWQQGDFPFYYVQLAPYARYADGNLEGIWDAQLRALAIPQTGMAVTTDLVNNVNDIHPNNKHDVGERLALWALAKTYGKRDLVYSGPLFKSAKRDGQKFIIEFEHADGLKTRDGQPPSHLEVGTLEKFVPAQGTIEGTTLTVWSDDLPDAEFVRFGWNKSANPNLINGAGLPASPFRNYCDAVKVTGNERFTDAQDLTLQMLGNSGEVRYTLDGAVPTQDSPLFDKTVKIHDSVKIRTRLFTPTGRSSLVSEATFTKVEPLEYQGKKLVPGWHYDYFESRSDLARLPNLDEMTRLREGVIDGLKFDMARPAGNYALRFRGVCVLPQAGPYTFTLASDDGSRLRVNGRTVVENDGIHPAIEKSGDPIELPAGPVELEIEYFQGGGTLDLKLLYAGPNLPKQPLPASAIYCLQEEPVVAPSAAAQGQLVKKVLLVGIDGVRGDAIEYSQAENLKQLIATGAYTDKMDVLGQRKTNADTASGSGWSTIINGIQADKHGIVGNDFRGHKLAAYPSFLARIKSARPAAEVAAFVSWQPMYDHCLAQADFARLVLDGDKNGYRDADRLVAEAAAKYLETSDPAAIFVYFGHTDSAGHGYGFHPKSYKYTNAIEEVDLHLAKVLAAVKNRKTAATEDWLIMVCTDHGGQGRGHSGGRDIPEIRNGFCILSGRGVKPGRLRDTHANVDLYPTILRHLEVEIPAKWNLDGQPIDYEPATEK; from the coding sequence ATGCCACGTCCAACTTGGCTATTGAGTTTTGTATTCGCGATCTGTTTAACCGCCCTGCCTGGGATTGCCCCGGCGGTGGAATTGCCCGCGGTCTTTTCCCATCATATGGTGCTGCAGCGCGATCAGCCGATTCCCATTTGGGGTTGGTCCGAACCGGGCGAAGAGATCACTGTCCAATTGGCCGATCTTCGCCAGCAAACCACGGCCGATAAATACGGCAATTGGCGCGTCGATCTTACGCCCCTTGCCGCGGGGGGCCCGCACGAACTGCGAATCGTGGGTAAAAATAGCATCACTTATAAGGATGTGCTAATCGGCGAAGTCTGGCTTTGTTCCGGCCAATCCAACATGCAGTGGGGCTTGGAATCCAGCGCCCGCGCTGGACAAGATATTCCCGCCGCCAAGCATGCGAACATTCGGTTGTTAACCGTTCCCCTGATCGCCAGCGGCGTTCCCCAAACCAATTTTGTCGGCGAATGGCTCCCTTGCACTCCCGACAACGCGCGCAAGTTTTCCGCCGTCGCGTATTACTTTGGCAAGAAGTTGCACGGCGAATTAAATGTGCCGATTGGTCTGATCAATAGTTCCTGGGGCGGGACGGCTATTGAACCCTGGACCCCGCTGGCGGGGTTTGACCATGTGCCGGGTTTGCAACATTTCAGCCAACAGATCCGCTCCGCCAATCAACAATACCAGCGGGAATTGCCCGAAAGCCTGGACCGCCAAGCCGCTTGGGGGGCCAAAATACGCGAAATTCCCTTTGGTCAATGGCCTCCCCAGCCCGCCCTTGTTCAGCATCCGTTGGTCGGGACGGGACCGGGGTGCATTTATAACGCCATGATCCACCCCCTACGGCCCTATGGCATGCGCGGGGTGATTTGGTACCAGGGGGAAGCCAACAATGGCCAGGGGATGGAATATTATGAAAAGATGCAGGCTCTGATCCACGGTTGGCGCGGCGTTTGGCAGCAAGGGGACTTTCCTTTTTACTATGTGCAGCTCGCTCCGTACGCCCGCTATGCCGATGGCAATCTCGAGGGGATTTGGGATGCCCAATTGCGGGCCCTTGCCATTCCCCAAACCGGCATGGCGGTTACCACCGATTTGGTGAATAACGTCAATGACATTCACCCCAATAACAAACACGATGTGGGGGAACGTTTGGCCTTATGGGCGTTGGCAAAAACGTATGGCAAGCGGGATCTGGTGTATTCGGGGCCGCTGTTTAAGTCGGCAAAACGCGATGGCCAAAAGTTTATCATCGAATTTGAGCATGCCGACGGATTAAAGACCCGCGATGGGCAACCCCCTAGCCATTTAGAGGTGGGGACATTGGAAAAGTTTGTTCCCGCGCAAGGGACCATCGAGGGGACAACCCTTACCGTCTGGAGTGACGATCTGCCGGATGCGGAATTTGTGCGCTTTGGCTGGAATAAATCGGCCAATCCCAATTTGATTAATGGTGCGGGGCTGCCGGCGTCGCCGTTTCGAAATTACTGCGACGCGGTCAAGGTCACCGGTAACGAACGCTTTACTGATGCCCAAGATTTAACCCTGCAAATGCTGGGAAATTCCGGGGAAGTGCGTTACACGCTGGATGGAGCGGTCCCCACCCAGGATTCGCCACTGTTTGACAAAACGGTGAAAATCCATGATAGCGTCAAGATTCGGACGCGGTTATTTACCCCCACGGGCCGTTCCAGTTTGGTCAGTGAGGCCACCTTTACCAAGGTGGAACCGCTGGAATATCAAGGAAAAAAGCTAGTTCCCGGCTGGCATTATGATTACTTTGAATCCCGCTCCGATTTGGCCCGTCTGCCTAACCTGGATGAAATGACCCGCCTGCGGGAGGGAGTGATCGACGGGCTAAAGTTTGATATGGCCCGTCCCGCGGGCAATTATGCTTTGCGGTTTCGGGGAGTATGCGTGCTGCCCCAGGCCGGTCCCTACACTTTTACGCTGGCATCGGATGATGGTAGTCGGCTCAGGGTCAATGGCCGGACCGTGGTGGAAAACGACGGCATTCATCCCGCGATCGAAAAATCGGGAGACCCGATCGAATTGCCCGCCGGACCCGTGGAATTAGAAATTGAGTACTTTCAGGGAGGAGGAACACTCGATTTAAAGCTTTTGTACGCCGGGCCTAATCTCCCCAAACAGCCCCTCCCCGCCAGTGCGATATATTGTTTGCAGGAAGAGCCAGTCGTAGCTCCTTCCGCAGCGGCGCAAGGCCAATTGGTTAAGAAAGTCTTATTGGTGGGGATTGATGGCGTGCGCGGGGATGCCATTGAATACTCCCAGGCCGAAAATTTAAAACAGCTCATCGCCACCGGCGCCTACACCGATAAGATGGACGTGCTGGGTCAGCGCAAAACCAACGCCGACACCGCCAGCGGCTCGGGATGGTCGACGATTATTAATGGAATCCAGGCGGACAAGCATGGCATCGTCGGCAATGATTTTCGCGGGCACAAACTGGCCGCCTACCCCTCTTTTCTGGCCCGCATCAAATCCGCCCGACCCGCCGCGGAGGTTGCGGCCTTTGTCTCTTGGCAACCGATGTACGATCATTGCCTGGCTCAGGCGGACTTTGCCCGGTTGGTGCTGGATGGGGACAAAAACGGTTATCGAGACGCCGACCGACTGGTGGCCGAAGCGGCGGCCAAATACCTCGAAACCTCCGACCCGGCGGCAATCTTTGTCTATTTTGGACATACCGACTCCGCCGGACATGGCTATGGTTTTCACCCCAAATCCTACAAATACACCAATGCCATCGAGGAGGTGGACCTGCATTTG
- a CDS encoding sulfurtransferase, producing the protein MDQESPSRFTNIAAYQFAALADLKPLRAELQNLCRQHELRGTILLAPEGINLFVAGKPPAIEHLLARLKSIPGLEALTPKYSYSSHQPFRRMLVRIKREIIAFGQPGIDPARRTSPKLAPRELKQWLDEGRPVTLLDTRNDYEVKLGTFAGAVTLPIRHFRHFPAAAEQLAPELKKQPVVMFCTGGIRCEKAGPYLESRGFEHVLQLDGGILKYFEECGNAHYAGECFVFDQRVGVDPELAESDNTQCFACQEPLTAAEQADPRYVPGQSCPHCYRTPAEQAAETLARRQEALELAVKPLPGSLPYDNFRPIHIPHQYDGRELVCALTGVFPHIAGEEWSRLIAAGEILDHVHQRVTATRIVRAGETYLRLLPGTIEPTVNSAISIRYEDEALVIVDKPAPLPLHPCGRYNRNTLQNLLNLVYAPQKLRPAHRLDANTTGVVVLTRTRKYAGLVQPQFERGLVEKEYLARVRGVPREREFACAEPIRDCPGELGTRVVAANGQPAVTHFQLVREFADGTSLLRVRPLTGRTNQIRVHLWHLNLPICGDQAYLPDRKLGQTQTHELTDPPLCLHAWRITLTHPLSDERVTYEAREPEWCGGDHATRADHGTGLLSPGVFKSS; encoded by the coding sequence ATGGACCAGGAATCACCCAGTCGCTTTACCAACATTGCCGCCTATCAATTTGCCGCGCTCGCGGACCTAAAACCGCTGCGCGCGGAATTGCAAAACCTCTGTCGTCAGCACGAACTGCGCGGCACGATCCTGTTGGCTCCAGAGGGGATTAATCTCTTTGTCGCGGGAAAACCCCCGGCAATCGAGCATCTCCTCGCCCGATTAAAAAGTATTCCCGGCCTGGAAGCACTCACGCCCAAGTATAGCTATAGCAGTCATCAGCCGTTTCGGCGGATGCTGGTGCGGATAAAGCGGGAAATCATCGCCTTTGGCCAGCCGGGGATCGACCCCGCGCGGCGGACATCGCCCAAGCTGGCCCCGCGGGAACTTAAGCAGTGGCTGGATGAGGGGCGTCCCGTTACACTGCTGGATACGCGCAACGATTACGAAGTAAAACTCGGCACTTTTGCCGGGGCGGTCACGCTGCCGATTCGTCATTTTCGGCATTTTCCCGCCGCCGCCGAGCAACTGGCCCCAGAGCTTAAAAAACAGCCGGTGGTCATGTTTTGCACCGGCGGCATCCGCTGTGAGAAAGCTGGACCCTACCTGGAATCCCGCGGATTTGAGCATGTTTTACAGCTTGACGGCGGAATCCTCAAATATTTTGAGGAATGCGGCAACGCCCATTATGCCGGAGAATGTTTTGTCTTTGACCAGCGCGTGGGCGTGGATCCCGAACTGGCCGAGAGCGACAACACGCAATGTTTTGCCTGTCAAGAACCGTTAACCGCCGCCGAGCAAGCTGATCCGCGGTATGTGCCGGGTCAGTCCTGTCCCCACTGCTACCGGACGCCAGCGGAGCAAGCGGCGGAGACATTGGCGCGGCGACAAGAAGCCCTCGAATTGGCGGTGAAGCCGCTTCCCGGCAGCCTGCCGTATGATAATTTCCGACCGATTCATATACCGCATCAGTACGATGGCCGGGAACTAGTTTGCGCATTGACGGGCGTCTTTCCGCATATCGCGGGGGAAGAATGGTCGCGGCTGATTGCGGCTGGGGAAATTTTGGATCACGTCCACCAAAGGGTAACCGCGACGCGGATCGTCCGCGCGGGAGAGACGTATTTGCGGCTGCTGCCGGGGACGATTGAGCCGACGGTCAATTCCGCGATCAGCATTCGATACGAAGATGAAGCGCTGGTGATCGTGGACAAGCCCGCCCCGCTGCCGCTGCATCCGTGCGGGCGCTATAATCGCAACACGCTGCAAAATTTATTAAATCTAGTCTATGCGCCGCAAAAACTGCGCCCCGCGCATCGGTTGGATGCCAACACCACGGGGGTGGTGGTTTTGACCCGCACGCGAAAATATGCGGGACTGGTCCAACCGCAATTTGAGCGCGGCCTGGTGGAAAAAGAGTACCTGGCGCGGGTGCGGGGCGTTCCCCGGGAGCGCGAGTTTGCCTGCGCAGAGCCGATCAGAGACTGTCCCGGTGAACTGGGAACGCGTGTGGTCGCTGCCAACGGCCAACCGGCTGTGACACATTTTCAACTGGTGCGCGAATTTGCCGATGGCACGTCATTACTGAGGGTACGACCGCTGACGGGGCGGACCAATCAAATTCGCGTGCACCTGTGGCACCTAAACCTGCCCATTTGCGGTGACCAGGCATATTTGCCCGACCGCAAATTGGGCCAAACCCAGACCCACGAGTTGACCGACCCGCCGCTCTGCTTGCATGCATGGAGGATCACGCTGACGCATCCGCTAAGTGATGAACGGGTGACATATGAGGCCCGGGAGCCAGAGTGGTGTGGGGGTGACCACGCAACAAGGGCTGATCATGGCACGGGACTATTGTCGCCGGGAGTTTTCAAATCATCATAG